The following coding sequences are from one Chloroflexota bacterium window:
- a CDS encoding type II toxin-antitoxin system HicA family toxin, giving the protein MTQKFPVDAPKSRVIKAFEILDFKLVRESEHIAMVRENPDGSKTPLTMPGHPKIKSSTLRTICTKAGISREDFLRAYNQT; this is encoded by the coding sequence TTGACTCAGAAATTTCCTGTCGATGCGCCAAAGTCTCGAGTCATAAAGGCGTTCGAGATTCTGGACTTCAAGCTGGTTAGGGAAAGCGAACATATTGCCATGGTACGCGAGAACCCTGACGGGAGCAAGACGCCTCTGACAATGCCTGGCCACCCGAAAATCAAGAGTTCGACATTGCGGACAATATGCACCAAAGCGGGGATATCAAGGGAGGACTTCTTACGGGCTTACAATCAGACCTAG
- a CDS encoding type II toxin-antitoxin system HicB family antitoxin, whose translation MVHQFKIVVEKTPDGYVAYPLGLKGVVVGQGNTYEQALSDVKSAIRFHIETFGSEMLELEPPVLEAFIAETGVNV comes from the coding sequence ATGGTTCATCAATTTAAGATAGTGGTGGAGAAGACCCCCGATGGATATGTGGCATATCCCCTGGGCTTAAAGGGTGTTGTAGTGGGGCAGGGGAATACGTACGAGCAAGCCTTGTCAGACGTAAAGTCAGCCATCCGGTTTCATATTGAGACCTTTGGCAGTGAAATGCTTGAGTTGGAGCCACCGGTTCTGGAGGCTTTTATCGCGGAGACGGGGGTAAATGTTTGA